The following proteins are encoded in a genomic region of Bernardetia sp. MNP-M8:
- a CDS encoding glycosyl hydrolase: MKRVFLTFISCALLSNTAFSQDIELEFTTAQDRINSQNKINSSTSWLKNIPIKSIGPTIMSGRVVDIEVNPNNPNEFLAAFASGGLWHTNTNGTSFTPLFQNEKVMSIGDIAVSWEDSTIWIGTGENNSSRSSYSGDGMYVSYNMGKTWEHKNDTELNETQHIGRIVLHPTDKNTLFVAALGHLYSKNKERGIYKTTDGGKTWKKTLFIDENTGAVDLIIDPTNPNTLYTATWQRHRAAWDFEEAGAGSGIYRSDDGGENWTKITTKESGFPISEGVGRIGLAISKANPDWVYACLDNQDRKPKDEIKKDGKKENNKLTLTKDAILAMKSEDFLKVSDAEITEYLKENHFPKKYDVAFVKEQIKQSKIEPKALVEFLGDANSRLFDTPVKGLELYLSKDKGKTWQKTHEGSIDEVVYSYGYYFGQVRVSQNNPQKLYIVGVPILTSDDGGKNWRSINGDNVHADHHALWINPKQEGHLINGNDGGINISYNDGKTWSKSNSIPVGQFYSVATDRAEPYNVYGGLQDNGVWTASHQYEYSDSWQQEGNYPYKRLLGGDGMQVEIDFRDNNTVYTCYQFGNCYKIDKTTLASDYITPSHELGQKPFRFNWQTPLHLSKHQQNILYMGSNRVHRSFDQGKTWETISEDLTRGANPKEAKTGDVAYNTLTSIDESALRFGLLYVGSDDGMVHVSKDAGYSWENISQNYLKQFPQYKNFWVSRVQASKHKMERVYISLNGYRFDNFESIIFVSNDFGKTWTRIGTDLPLESVNVIREDFKEKNLLFVGTDHNLYASLDAGKSFMTLGKDFPRVAVHDLSVQPVANHLVVGTHGRSLYVVDIAPLQSLVKMDKEKSFFLDKEKITFNKNWGKTYWSKWFGNYEPNEEEQKFIFFTTQKSNVELRILDKNNVVLYSEKLEANKGLNYWKYDLTINEEAAKKISKSLSTKEKPFIVSKSDNEKYYLPISTYKIALVENGKTIELPFEVVEKK, encoded by the coding sequence ATGAAAAGAGTTTTTCTTACTTTTATTTCCTGTGCATTGCTTTCAAATACAGCTTTTTCACAGGATATTGAATTAGAATTTACGACAGCTCAAGACCGTATCAATTCTCAAAATAAAATTAATTCATCAACCTCTTGGCTCAAAAATATTCCTATAAAATCAATAGGACCAACAATTATGAGTGGAAGGGTTGTCGATATTGAAGTAAACCCTAATAACCCAAATGAGTTTTTGGCTGCTTTTGCTTCTGGTGGACTTTGGCATACCAATACAAACGGAACTTCTTTTACTCCTTTGTTTCAAAATGAAAAAGTAATGTCTATTGGAGATATTGCTGTTTCGTGGGAAGATTCTACCATCTGGATAGGAACTGGAGAAAATAACTCTTCTCGTTCTTCATATTCTGGAGATGGAATGTATGTTTCGTATAACATGGGCAAGACGTGGGAACACAAAAATGACACAGAATTAAATGAAACGCAGCATATTGGTAGAATAGTTTTGCATCCAACTGATAAAAATACACTTTTCGTTGCTGCGCTCGGTCATCTATATTCGAAAAATAAAGAAAGAGGAATCTATAAAACAACTGATGGAGGCAAAACGTGGAAAAAAACACTTTTCATTGACGAAAATACAGGTGCAGTTGATTTAATAATTGACCCCACAAACCCGAATACACTTTATACAGCTACTTGGCAAAGACATAGAGCAGCGTGGGATTTTGAAGAAGCAGGTGCAGGAAGTGGAATTTATCGTTCTGATGATGGTGGCGAAAATTGGACAAAAATAACGACAAAAGAAAGTGGTTTTCCTATTTCAGAGGGAGTTGGAAGAATTGGTTTAGCTATTTCAAAAGCAAATCCTGATTGGGTTTATGCGTGTTTGGATAATCAAGACCGTAAACCTAAAGATGAAATCAAGAAAGACGGTAAAAAAGAGAATAATAAACTAACTCTTACCAAAGATGCTATTTTAGCAATGAAAAGTGAAGATTTTTTGAAAGTTTCTGATGCAGAAATAACTGAATATTTGAAAGAAAATCACTTTCCAAAAAAATATGATGTAGCTTTTGTAAAAGAACAAATCAAACAAAGCAAAATAGAGCCAAAAGCATTAGTAGAGTTTTTGGGAGATGCTAATTCTCGTTTGTTTGACACACCCGTAAAAGGTTTAGAATTATATTTATCAAAAGACAAAGGCAAAACATGGCAAAAAACACACGAAGGAAGCATCGATGAAGTCGTTTATTCGTATGGTTATTATTTTGGACAAGTACGAGTTTCACAAAATAATCCTCAAAAACTCTACATTGTCGGCGTTCCAATCTTGACAAGTGATGATGGAGGCAAAAACTGGAGAAGCATAAATGGAGATAATGTCCATGCAGATCATCACGCCTTATGGATTAATCCAAAACAAGAAGGACATTTAATAAATGGAAACGATGGAGGAATAAATATTTCGTATAACGACGGCAAAACATGGTCAAAATCAAACTCTATTCCTGTTGGTCAGTTTTATAGTGTAGCAACAGACAGAGCAGAACCCTATAATGTGTATGGAGGTTTGCAAGATAATGGTGTTTGGACAGCTTCACATCAATACGAATATTCAGATTCATGGCAACAAGAAGGTAATTATCCTTACAAACGACTTTTAGGAGGTGACGGAATGCAAGTTGAGATTGATTTTAGAGATAATAATACTGTCTATACCTGTTATCAATTTGGAAATTGTTATAAAATCGATAAAACAACGTTAGCATCTGACTACATTACACCTTCACATGAACTAGGACAAAAACCATTTCGTTTCAACTGGCAAACTCCATTACACCTTTCAAAACATCAGCAAAATATTTTGTATATGGGTTCGAATCGTGTACACCGTTCGTTTGACCAAGGAAAAACATGGGAAACTATTTCAGAGGACTTAACAAGAGGAGCAAATCCAAAAGAAGCAAAAACTGGTGATGTAGCTTACAATACACTTACTTCTATTGATGAATCTGCTTTGCGTTTTGGTCTTTTGTATGTTGGTTCTGATGATGGAATGGTTCATGTGAGCAAAGATGCAGGATATAGTTGGGAAAATATTTCACAGAATTATTTGAAACAGTTTCCTCAGTATAAAAACTTTTGGGTAAGTCGTGTACAGGCTTCAAAACACAAAATGGAACGAGTTTACATTAGCTTGAATGGATACCGTTTTGATAATTTTGAATCAATTATTTTTGTTTCGAATGACTTTGGTAAAACTTGGACACGCATTGGAACAGATTTACCTTTAGAATCTGTAAATGTTATTAGAGAAGATTTTAAAGAAAAAAATTTACTTTTTGTTGGAACAGACCATAATTTGTATGCTTCTCTTGATGCTGGAAAGTCATTTATGACTTTAGGAAAAGATTTTCCTCGTGTAGCAGTTCATGATTTATCGGTTCAGCCTGTGGCAAATCATTTGGTTGTCGGAACTCATGGACGTTCGCTTTATGTGGTGGATATTGCACCTCTACAAAGTCTTGTAAAAATGGATAAAGAAAAATCATTTTTCTTAGATAAAGAAAAAATTACTTTCAATAAAAACTGGGGCAAAACCTATTGGAGCAAGTGGTTTGGAAATTATGAACCAAATGAGGAAGAGCAAAAATTTATTTTCTTTACTACTCAAAAATCAAATGTAGAACTTCGTATTTTAGATAAGAACAATGTAGTTCTGTATTCTGAAAAACTAGAAGCAAATAAAGGTTTGAATTATTGGAAATATGATTTGACAATAAATGAAGAAGCTGCAAAAAAAATATCAAAATCCCTTTCTACAAAAGAAAAACCTTTTATTGTCTCTAAATCAGATAATGAAAAGTATTATTTGCCTATTTCTACTTATAAAATAGCTTTAGTAGAAAATGGAAAAACAATAGAACTTCCTTTTGAAGTAGTAGAGAAAAAATAA